A window of Bacteroidota bacterium contains these coding sequences:
- a CDS encoding 4-hydroxyproline epimerase: protein MKTKPITKKYPNSSLDRFGGWTFHCIDAHTCGNPVRLVAEGGPELEGNTMSEKRQHFLREYDWIRKGLMFEPRGHDMMSGSILYPPHDPQNDFAVLFIETSGCLPMCGHGTIGTITMAVEEGLITPKVPGYIRMEAPAGLVNVEYKMQNGKCKSVKLTNVPAYLDQEGITAECPELGELVIDVSYGGNFYAIVDVQKNFKGLEHYPADKLIVWARELRRNINAKYQFVHPDDPTINGCSHILWAGAVLDKTSTARNAVFYGDKAIDRSPCGTGTSARMAQWYAKGKLKKGDEFIHESIIGSKFIGTIEEELTVAGKPSIRPGIEGWAKIYGYNTISIDKDDDPYAYGFQVI from the coding sequence ATGAAAACAAAGCCTATTACAAAGAAATATCCGAACTCATCACTGGATCGTTTTGGTGGCTGGACATTTCACTGCATCGATGCACATACATGTGGCAATCCTGTTCGTCTCGTTGCTGAAGGTGGCCCTGAACTGGAAGGAAATACCATGAGTGAAAAGCGTCAGCATTTTTTAAGAGAGTATGACTGGATCCGTAAAGGCCTGATGTTTGAACCCCGCGGACATGATATGATGAGTGGAAGTATTTTGTATCCTCCGCATGATCCACAAAATGATTTTGCTGTTTTATTTATTGAAACGAGTGGTTGCCTGCCGATGTGTGGCCATGGAACGATTGGAACAATTACAATGGCTGTTGAAGAAGGACTTATTACTCCAAAAGTTCCCGGATATATTCGTATGGAAGCCCCTGCAGGATTGGTTAATGTAGAATATAAAATGCAAAATGGAAAATGTAAATCGGTTAAACTAACTAATGTACCGGCTTATTTAGATCAAGAAGGAATCACTGCTGAATGTCCCGAACTTGGCGAACTAGTAATTGATGTTTCTTACGGTGGAAATTTTTATGCGATAGTTGATGTGCAGAAAAATTTTAAAGGGCTAGAACATTATCCTGCTGATAAATTGATTGTATGGGCAAGAGAATTGCGTAGGAACATCAATGCAAAATATCAATTCGTTCATCCTGATGATCCGACGATCAATGGATGCTCTCATATTTTATGGGCAGGAGCAGTGTTGGATAAAACATCAACTGCACGCAATGCGGTTTTTTATGGTGATAAAGCAATTGACAGAAGTCCCTGCGGAACAGGTACAAGTGCAAGAATGGCGCAATGGTATGCAAAAGGTAAATTGAAAAAAGGTGATGAGTTTATTCATGAAAGTATTATCGGCAGTAAATTTATCGGCACGATCGAAGAAGAATTGACTGTTGCTGGTAAACCTTCTATTCGTCCGGGTATTGAGGGTTGGGCGAAGATCTATGGATACAATACGATCTCAATTGATAAAGATGATGATCCGTATGCGTATGGATTCCAGGTGATCTAG